One genomic window of Camelina sativa cultivar DH55 chromosome 5, Cs, whole genome shotgun sequence includes the following:
- the LOC104786879 gene encoding defensin-like protein 149 has protein sequence MMKKPIQLSFTVMIIFTILVLGVVANEGLEKKNQCHEVLKQSNCVTAECESMCVKKRSKGAGYCSPSKKCLCYYHCP, from the exons ATGATGAAGAAACCAATCCAACTTTCATTCACCGTTATGATTATCTTCACCATTCTTGTGCTAG GAGTGGTGGCAAATGAGGggctagaaaagaaaaatcaatgtCATGAAGTTCTAAAGCAATCCAATTGTGTTACCGCAGAGTGTGAGTCTATGTGTGTGAAGAAGAGGTCGAAAGGAGCGGGTTATTGCAGCCCTTCTAAGAAGTGTTTATGTTATTATCACTGCCCTTAA
- the LOC104786880 gene encoding auxin response factor 10 isoform X1: protein MEQEKSLDPQLWHACAGSMVQIPSVNSTVFYFAQGHTEHAHAPPDFHAPRVPPLILCRVVSVKFLADSETDEVFAKITLLPLPGNNDLDLDNNNDAVLGLTPSSSSDGNANVNEKPASFAKTLTQSDANNGGGFSVPRYCAETIFPRLDYTAEPPVQTVIAKDIHGETWKFRHIYRGTPRRHLLTTGWSTFVNQKKLIAGDSIVFLRSESGDLCVGIRRAKRGGLGSNGLGSDSPYPGFSGFLRDDETTTTTTKLMMMKRNGGNDGNAASAAAATAGRVRVEAVAEAVARAACGQAFEVVYYPRASTPEFCVKAADVRSAMRIRWCSGMRFKMAFETEDSSRISWFMGTVSAVQVADPIRWPNSPWRLLQVAWDEPDLLQNVKRVSPWLVELVSNMPAIHLSPFSPRKKIRIPQPFEFPFDGTKFPIFSPGGESMCYLSNDNNNNNNNNNAPAGIQGARQAQQLFGSPSPSLLSDLNLSSYSGNKLQSTAMFLSGFNPRHHYDNLVSRQGRGDTENSNNISCSLTMGNPAMVHQDKKKSGGGSVKTHQFLLFGQPILTEQQVMNRKRSLEEEAQVREEKGSVARGLTCNYAFQGLETGHCKVFMESEDVGRTLDLSVIGSYQELYRKLADMFRIEERSDLLTHVVYRDANGVIKRIGDEPFSDFMRATKRLTIKMDIGGDNVRKTWITGIRNGENGIDASTKTGPLSIFA, encoded by the exons ATGGAGCAAGAGAAAAGCTTGGATCCACAACTATGGCATGCTTGTGCAGGATCAATGGTTCAAATCCCTTCAGTTAACTCAACTGTTTTTTACTTCGCTCAAGGCCACACAGAACACGCTCACGCTCCTCCTGATTTCCACGCGCCGCGCGTACCTCCTCTCATCCTCTGCCGCGTCGTCTCCGTCAAGTTCCTCGCCGACTCTGAGACAGACGAAGTTTTCGCCAAAATCACACTTTTGCCATTACCTGGAAACAACGACTTGGATctagacaacaacaacgacgccgttttgggtcttactccttcttcttcttctgacgGTAACGCTAACGTTAACGAGAAACCGGCGTCGTTCGCTAAAACGTTAACGCAGTCCGACGCTAACAACGGCGGCGGTTTCTCCGTTCCTCGTTACTGCGCCGAGACTATTTTCCCTCGGCTTGATTACACGGCGGAGCCGCCGGTTCAAACCGTGATTGCTAAAGATATCCACGGCGAGACTTGGAAATTCCGGCATATCTACAGAGGTACGCCTCGCCGTCATCTCTTAACCACCGGCTGGAGCACGTTCGTTAACCAGAAGAAACTAATCGCCGGCGATTCCATCGTTTTCCTCCGTTCTGAATCCGGCGACCTCTGCGTCGGAATCCGTCGCGCCAAACGAGGCGGACTCGGATCTAACGGTTTAGGATCCGACAGTCCTTACCCCGGATTCTCCGGTTTCCTCCGTGACGacgagacaacaacaacaacgacgaaGTTAATGATGATGAAACGCAACGGAGGAAACGACGGAAACGCTGCGTCTGCGGCTGCGGCGACTGCGGGGAGGGTAAGAGTGGAAGCAGTGGCGGAAGCGGTGGCGCGTGCAGCGTGTGGACAAGCGTTTGAGGTTGTTTACTACCCACGCGCTAGCACGCCGGAGTTTTGTGTCAAAGCAGCTGATGTGAGATCAGCAATGAGGATAAGATGGTGTAGTGGTATGCGTTTTAAAATGGCGTTTGAAACTGAGGATTCTTCAAGAATCAGTTGGTTCATGGGTACTGTCTCAGCTGTTCAAGTCGCTGATCCCATTCGCTGGCCTAATTCACCTTGGCGTCTCCTCCAG GTAGCGTGGGACGAACCTGATTTGTTACAAAATGTGAAACGGGTTAGCCCGTGGTTAGTCGAATTGGTATCGAACATGCCTGCGATCCATTTATCTCCTTTCTCGCCGAGGAAGAAGATTAGGATTCCGCAGCCGTTCGAGTTCCCATTCGACGGTACCAAATTCCCAATATTCTCCCCGGGTGGCGAATCCATGTGTTATCTGTcaaacgacaacaacaacaacaacaacaacaacaatgctcCTGCAGGGATACAGGGAGCCAGGCAAGCTCAACAACTCTTcggatcaccatctccgtcttTGTTGTCTGATCTCAATCTTAGTAGTTACTCCGGTAACAAGTTACAGTCTACAGCGATGTTTTTATCCGGTTTTAACCCGAGGCATCATTACGATAATTTAGTGTCCCGTCAGGGTAGGGGGGATACAGAGAATAGTAATAATATTTCGTGTTCTTTAACTATGGGGAATCCTGCTATGGTTCATCAGGATAAGAAGAAGTCTGGTGGTGGTTCGGTTAAGACTCATCAGTTTTTGTTGTTCGGTCAACCTATTTTAACCGAACAGCAAGTTATGAACCGGAAACGGTCTTTGGAAGAAGAGGCGCAAGTGCGAGAGGAGAAAGGTTCGGTGGCTCGTGGGTTAACATGCAATTATGCTTTCCAGGGACTTGAAACGGGTCATTGTAAAGTTTTCATGGAATCTGAGGATGTTGGACGCACGCTTGATCTCTCGGTTATTGGCTCGTACCAAGAATTGTACCGGAAATTAGCCGACATGTTTCGTATCGAAGAGAGGTCGGATTTGTTGACTCATGTTGTGTACCGGGACGCAAATGGTGTTATAAAACGCATTGGAGATGAACCTTTCAG TGATTTCATGAGAGCTACTAAAAGGCTAACGATCAAGATGGATATTGGTGGCGACAACGTGAGAAA GACGTGGATAACCGGAATCAGGAATGGTGAAAATGGTATAGACGCTTCAACAAAGACCGGTCCGCTCAGCATCTTCGCTTAA
- the LOC104786880 gene encoding auxin response factor 10 isoform X2, with product MEQEKSLDPQLWHACAGSMVQIPSVNSTVFYFAQGHTEHAHAPPDFHAPRVPPLILCRVVSVKFLADSETDEVFAKITLLPLPGNNDLDLDNNNDAVLGLTPSSSSDGNANVNEKPASFAKTLTQSDANNGGGFSVPRYCAETIFPRLDYTAEPPVQTVIAKDIHGETWKFRHIYRGTPRRHLLTTGWSTFVNQKKLIAGDSIVFLRSESGDLCVGIRRAKRGGLGSNGLGSDSPYPGFSGFLRDDETTTTTTKLMMMKRNGGNDGNAASAAAATAGRVRVEAVAEAVARAACGQAFEVVYYPRASTPEFCVKAADVRSAMRIRWCSGMRFKMAFETEDSSRISWFMGTVSAVQVADPIRWPNSPWRLLQVAWDEPDLLQNVKRVSPWLVELVSNMPAIHLSPFSPRKKIRIPQPFEFPFDGTKFPIFSPGGESMCYLSNDNNNNNNNNNAPAGIQGARQAQQLFGSPSPSLLSDLNLSSYSGNKLQSTAMFLSGFNPRHHYDNLVSRQGRGDTENSNNISCSLTMGNPAMVHQDKKKSGGGSVKTHQFLLFGQPILTEQQVMNRKRSLEEEAQVREEKGSVARGLTGHCKVFMESEDVGRTLDLSVIGSYQELYRKLADMFRIEERSDLLTHVVYRDANGVIKRIGDEPFSDFMRATKRLTIKMDIGGDNVRKTWITGIRNGENGIDASTKTGPLSIFA from the exons ATGGAGCAAGAGAAAAGCTTGGATCCACAACTATGGCATGCTTGTGCAGGATCAATGGTTCAAATCCCTTCAGTTAACTCAACTGTTTTTTACTTCGCTCAAGGCCACACAGAACACGCTCACGCTCCTCCTGATTTCCACGCGCCGCGCGTACCTCCTCTCATCCTCTGCCGCGTCGTCTCCGTCAAGTTCCTCGCCGACTCTGAGACAGACGAAGTTTTCGCCAAAATCACACTTTTGCCATTACCTGGAAACAACGACTTGGATctagacaacaacaacgacgccgttttgggtcttactccttcttcttcttctgacgGTAACGCTAACGTTAACGAGAAACCGGCGTCGTTCGCTAAAACGTTAACGCAGTCCGACGCTAACAACGGCGGCGGTTTCTCCGTTCCTCGTTACTGCGCCGAGACTATTTTCCCTCGGCTTGATTACACGGCGGAGCCGCCGGTTCAAACCGTGATTGCTAAAGATATCCACGGCGAGACTTGGAAATTCCGGCATATCTACAGAGGTACGCCTCGCCGTCATCTCTTAACCACCGGCTGGAGCACGTTCGTTAACCAGAAGAAACTAATCGCCGGCGATTCCATCGTTTTCCTCCGTTCTGAATCCGGCGACCTCTGCGTCGGAATCCGTCGCGCCAAACGAGGCGGACTCGGATCTAACGGTTTAGGATCCGACAGTCCTTACCCCGGATTCTCCGGTTTCCTCCGTGACGacgagacaacaacaacaacgacgaaGTTAATGATGATGAAACGCAACGGAGGAAACGACGGAAACGCTGCGTCTGCGGCTGCGGCGACTGCGGGGAGGGTAAGAGTGGAAGCAGTGGCGGAAGCGGTGGCGCGTGCAGCGTGTGGACAAGCGTTTGAGGTTGTTTACTACCCACGCGCTAGCACGCCGGAGTTTTGTGTCAAAGCAGCTGATGTGAGATCAGCAATGAGGATAAGATGGTGTAGTGGTATGCGTTTTAAAATGGCGTTTGAAACTGAGGATTCTTCAAGAATCAGTTGGTTCATGGGTACTGTCTCAGCTGTTCAAGTCGCTGATCCCATTCGCTGGCCTAATTCACCTTGGCGTCTCCTCCAG GTAGCGTGGGACGAACCTGATTTGTTACAAAATGTGAAACGGGTTAGCCCGTGGTTAGTCGAATTGGTATCGAACATGCCTGCGATCCATTTATCTCCTTTCTCGCCGAGGAAGAAGATTAGGATTCCGCAGCCGTTCGAGTTCCCATTCGACGGTACCAAATTCCCAATATTCTCCCCGGGTGGCGAATCCATGTGTTATCTGTcaaacgacaacaacaacaacaacaacaacaacaatgctcCTGCAGGGATACAGGGAGCCAGGCAAGCTCAACAACTCTTcggatcaccatctccgtcttTGTTGTCTGATCTCAATCTTAGTAGTTACTCCGGTAACAAGTTACAGTCTACAGCGATGTTTTTATCCGGTTTTAACCCGAGGCATCATTACGATAATTTAGTGTCCCGTCAGGGTAGGGGGGATACAGAGAATAGTAATAATATTTCGTGTTCTTTAACTATGGGGAATCCTGCTATGGTTCATCAGGATAAGAAGAAGTCTGGTGGTGGTTCGGTTAAGACTCATCAGTTTTTGTTGTTCGGTCAACCTATTTTAACCGAACAGCAAGTTATGAACCGGAAACGGTCTTTGGAAGAAGAGGCGCAAGTGCGAGAGGAGAAAGGTTCGGTGGCTCGTGGGTTAAC GGGTCATTGTAAAGTTTTCATGGAATCTGAGGATGTTGGACGCACGCTTGATCTCTCGGTTATTGGCTCGTACCAAGAATTGTACCGGAAATTAGCCGACATGTTTCGTATCGAAGAGAGGTCGGATTTGTTGACTCATGTTGTGTACCGGGACGCAAATGGTGTTATAAAACGCATTGGAGATGAACCTTTCAG TGATTTCATGAGAGCTACTAAAAGGCTAACGATCAAGATGGATATTGGTGGCGACAACGTGAGAAA GACGTGGATAACCGGAATCAGGAATGGTGAAAATGGTATAGACGCTTCAACAAAGACCGGTCCGCTCAGCATCTTCGCTTAA